The following coding sequences lie in one Cronobacter universalis NCTC 9529 genomic window:
- the sbcD gene encoding exonuclease subunit SbcD — MRILHTSDWHLGQNFYAKSRAAEHEAFLDWLLNAAIAHQVDAIIVAGDIFDTGAPPSYARELYNRFVVKLQAANCPLIVLGGNHDSVATLNESRELLACLNTQVIASAQLTPETQATLLYRRDGEPGAVLCPVPFLRPRDVLRSLGGQSGREKQQQLLEAISLHYQQSYEAACALRGERNLPVIATGHLTTVGVTKSDAVRDIYIGTLDAFPADRFPPADYIALGHIHRAQKVAGCEHIRYSGSPIALSFDETGKEKSVYLVEFADGKLRDVTALPVPVSQPLAVLKGSLESITAQLEQWRDAPDEPKVWLDIEIDTAEFLHDMHRQISLLTESLPVEVVLLRRSREMRERALGTLSTETLSELGPEEVFERRLELEALEEPEKARLRTLFARTLESLHEEDEA, encoded by the coding sequence ATGCGTATTCTGCATACCTCAGACTGGCATCTTGGTCAAAATTTTTACGCCAAAAGCCGCGCCGCCGAACATGAAGCCTTTCTCGACTGGCTGCTGAACGCCGCGATAGCGCATCAGGTGGACGCCATCATCGTCGCGGGCGACATCTTCGATACCGGCGCGCCGCCAAGCTACGCGCGCGAGCTCTACAACCGCTTTGTCGTCAAACTTCAGGCGGCGAACTGCCCGCTTATCGTGCTCGGCGGCAACCACGATTCGGTCGCGACGCTCAATGAATCCCGCGAACTGCTGGCCTGCCTGAACACGCAGGTTATCGCCAGCGCTCAGCTCACGCCAGAAACGCAGGCCACTCTCTTATACCGCCGCGACGGCGAGCCGGGCGCGGTGCTCTGCCCGGTGCCGTTTTTGCGCCCGCGCGACGTGCTGCGAAGCCTTGGCGGGCAGTCGGGTCGTGAAAAACAGCAGCAGTTGCTGGAGGCCATCAGCCTGCACTATCAGCAAAGCTATGAGGCCGCCTGCGCGCTTCGCGGCGAGCGCAACCTGCCTGTTATCGCGACCGGCCATCTTACCACCGTCGGCGTGACCAAAAGTGACGCGGTGCGCGACATCTATATAGGCACGCTCGACGCCTTCCCGGCGGACCGCTTTCCGCCCGCCGATTATATCGCGCTCGGGCATATCCACCGCGCCCAGAAAGTGGCGGGCTGCGAGCATATCCGCTACAGCGGCTCGCCGATTGCGCTGAGCTTTGATGAAACCGGCAAAGAGAAAAGCGTTTATCTGGTGGAGTTCGCCGACGGCAAACTGCGCGACGTCACGGCCCTGCCGGTGCCGGTCAGCCAGCCGCTGGCGGTGCTGAAAGGCAGCCTGGAGTCCATTACCGCGCAGCTCGAACAGTGGCGCGACGCGCCGGACGAGCCGAAAGTCTGGCTCGATATCGAAATCGACACCGCCGAGTTTCTGCATGATATGCACCGTCAGATAAGCCTGCTCACCGAAAGCCTGCCGGTGGAGGTCGTCCTTCTGCGCCGCAGCCGCGAAATGCGCGAGCGCGCGCTCGGCACGCTCAGCACCGAAACGCTCAGCGAGCTGGGGCCGGAAGAGGTGTTTGAGCGCCGCCTGGAGCTGGAAGCGCTGGAGGAGCCGGAGAAAGCGCGCCTGCGCACGCTCTTCGCCCGCACGCTGGAGAGCCTGCACGAGGAGGACGAGGCATGA
- the phoB gene encoding phosphate response regulator transcription factor PhoB encodes MARRILVVEDEAPIREMVCFVLEQNGFQPVEAEDYDSAVNQLNEPWPDLILLDWMLPGGSGIQFIKHIKREALTREIPVVMLTARGEEEDRVRGLETGADDYITKPFSPKELVARIKAVMRRISPMAVDEVIEMQGLSLDPSSHRVMTGESPLDMGPTEFKLLHFFMTHPERVYSREQLLNNVWGTNVYVEDRTVDVHIRRLRKALEQSGHDRMVQTVRGTGYRFSTRF; translated from the coding sequence ATGGCGAGACGTATTCTGGTCGTTGAAGATGAAGCACCTATCCGCGAGATGGTGTGTTTCGTACTGGAACAAAACGGCTTCCAGCCGGTGGAAGCGGAAGATTATGACAGTGCGGTGAATCAACTCAATGAGCCCTGGCCCGATCTGATTTTGCTGGACTGGATGCTGCCCGGCGGATCGGGGATCCAGTTTATTAAACATATCAAACGCGAAGCGCTGACCCGCGAGATCCCTGTGGTGATGCTGACCGCGCGCGGCGAGGAAGAAGATCGCGTGCGTGGGCTGGAAACGGGCGCCGACGATTACATTACCAAACCGTTCTCCCCGAAAGAGCTGGTGGCGCGTATTAAAGCGGTCATGCGCCGTATCTCGCCGATGGCGGTGGATGAAGTCATCGAAATGCAGGGCTTAAGCCTCGATCCGTCATCGCACCGGGTGATGACCGGCGAAAGTCCTCTCGATATGGGGCCGACTGAATTCAAGCTGTTACATTTCTTTATGACGCACCCGGAGCGCGTTTACAGCCGCGAACAGTTGCTGAATAACGTCTGGGGCACCAACGTGTATGTGGAAGATCGTACCGTGGATGTGCATATCCGTCGCCTGCGTAAGGCGCTGGAACAGAGCGGTCATGACAGAATGGTACAAACGGTGCGCGGTACGGGTTATCGGTTCTCAACCCGTTTTTAA
- the phoR gene encoding phosphate regulon sensor histidine kinase PhoR has translation MLERLSWKRLVLELFFCCIPALVLGAIFGYLAWFLLAAVTGLLIWHFWNLLRLSWWLWVDRSMTPPPGSGSWEPLLYGLHQMQLRNKKRRRELGNLIKRFRSGAESLPDAVVLTTEEGVIFWCNGLAQQLLGLRWPDDNGQNILNLLRYPEFTSYLRGQEFNRPLHLVLNNGRHLEFRVMPYSEDQLLMVARDVTQMHQLEGARRNFFANVSHELRTPLTVLQGYLEMMHEQTLEGPLREKALHTMREQTFRMEGLVKQLLTLSKIEAAPAMQLNETIDVPLMLRVVEREAQTLSQQKHTFTFEVDPQLKVLGNDEQLRSAISNLVYNAVNHTPEGTHITVRWEHVANGARFSVADTGPGIAAEHIPRLTERFYRVDKARSRQTGGSGLGLAIVKHALTHHDARLEIESTPGKGTTFSFLLPERLIVTSPARTVSAV, from the coding sequence GTGCTGGAACGGCTGTCATGGAAAAGACTGGTGCTGGAGCTGTTTTTTTGCTGTATTCCGGCGCTGGTGCTCGGGGCGATATTCGGCTATCTGGCATGGTTTTTACTGGCGGCGGTGACCGGATTGCTTATCTGGCATTTCTGGAATTTGTTGCGCCTCTCCTGGTGGCTGTGGGTCGATCGCAGCATGACGCCGCCGCCCGGCAGCGGCAGCTGGGAGCCGCTGCTCTACGGCCTGCACCAGATGCAGTTGCGCAATAAGAAACGCCGCCGCGAACTGGGCAATCTTATCAAACGCTTTCGCAGCGGCGCGGAATCCCTGCCGGACGCCGTGGTGCTGACCACGGAAGAGGGCGTCATCTTCTGGTGCAACGGTCTTGCGCAACAGCTGCTTGGCCTGCGCTGGCCTGACGATAACGGCCAGAACATCTTAAACCTGCTGCGCTACCCGGAATTCACCAGCTATCTGCGCGGCCAGGAGTTTAACCGGCCACTGCATCTGGTGCTCAACAACGGGCGTCATCTTGAATTTCGCGTGATGCCGTACAGCGAAGATCAGCTGTTAATGGTGGCGCGCGACGTCACGCAGATGCATCAGCTCGAAGGGGCGCGGCGTAACTTTTTCGCGAACGTCAGCCATGAGTTGCGCACGCCGCTGACCGTCTTGCAGGGTTATCTGGAGATGATGCACGAGCAGACGCTCGAAGGGCCGCTGCGTGAAAAAGCGCTGCATACGATGCGCGAGCAGACCTTCCGTATGGAAGGGCTGGTGAAACAGCTACTTACGCTTTCGAAAATCGAGGCGGCGCCCGCGATGCAACTCAACGAAACGATAGACGTGCCGCTGATGCTGCGGGTGGTGGAGCGCGAAGCGCAGACGCTGAGCCAGCAGAAGCATACCTTCACGTTTGAGGTCGATCCGCAGCTCAAAGTGCTCGGCAACGACGAGCAGTTGCGCAGCGCGATTTCAAACCTGGTCTATAACGCGGTCAACCATACGCCCGAGGGCACGCACATTACGGTGCGCTGGGAGCATGTGGCGAACGGCGCGCGTTTTAGCGTGGCCGACACCGGGCCGGGGATCGCCGCGGAGCATATTCCGCGCCTCACCGAGCGATTCTATCGCGTGGATAAGGCGCGCTCGCGCCAGACGGGCGGCAGCGGGCTGGGGCTTGCGATTGTGAAACATGCGCTGACGCACCACGACGCGCGTCTGGAGATTGAAAGTACGCCAGGCAAAGGCACCACGTTTTCGTTCCTTCTGCCGGAGCGGCTGATTGTGACATCGCCCGCCAGAACCGTTTCTGCGGTTTAA
- the brnQ gene encoding branched-chain amino acid transporter carrier protein BrnQ, with product MTHHLKSRDIIALGFMTFALFVGAGNIIFPPMVGLQAGPHVWMAAIGFLITAVGLPVLTVVALAKVGGGVDSLSHPIGRVAGILLATVCYLAVGPLFATPRTATVSFEVGIAPLTGDGALPLLIYSLVYFALVILVSLYPGKLLDTVGNFLAPLKIIALVVLSVAAIVWPAGDISVATETYQKAAFSNGFVNGYLTMDTLGAMVFGIVIVNAARSRGVSDSRLLTRYTIFAGLMAGVGLTLLYLALFRLGSDSATLVDQSANGAAILHAYVQHTFGGAGSFLLAALIFLACMVTAVGLTCACAEFFAQYLPLSYRALVFILGLFSMVVSNLGLSQLIQFSIPVLTAIYPPCIALVVLSFTRGWWHNSGRVIAPAMAVSLLFGLIDGVKASAISGILPAWTQKLPMADQGLAWLLPTVAIALAAAVWDRTAGRSVTSTAH from the coding sequence ATGACCCATCACTTAAAATCGCGCGACATTATCGCACTGGGGTTTATGACCTTTGCGCTGTTCGTTGGCGCGGGCAATATCATTTTCCCTCCCATGGTTGGTTTGCAGGCCGGTCCGCATGTCTGGATGGCGGCGATCGGCTTTCTGATCACGGCCGTTGGTCTGCCTGTGCTGACCGTGGTGGCGCTGGCGAAAGTCGGCGGCGGCGTTGACAGCCTGAGCCATCCGATTGGCCGCGTGGCGGGCATTCTGCTGGCGACCGTCTGCTATCTGGCCGTCGGGCCGCTGTTCGCCACACCGCGCACCGCGACCGTGTCGTTTGAAGTGGGTATTGCGCCGCTCACCGGCGACGGTGCGCTGCCGCTGCTCATCTACAGCCTGGTCTATTTCGCGCTGGTGATTCTGGTGTCGCTCTATCCGGGCAAACTGCTGGATACCGTGGGCAACTTCCTGGCGCCGCTGAAAATCATCGCGCTGGTGGTGCTGTCTGTAGCGGCGATTGTCTGGCCGGCGGGCGATATCAGCGTGGCGACAGAGACCTATCAGAAAGCGGCGTTCTCCAACGGCTTCGTGAACGGTTATCTGACGATGGATACGCTCGGCGCGATGGTGTTCGGGATTGTTATCGTCAACGCGGCCCGTTCGCGCGGCGTGTCTGATTCTCGTCTACTGACGCGCTACACCATTTTCGCGGGCCTGATGGCGGGCGTCGGCCTGACGCTGCTCTACCTGGCGCTGTTCCGTCTCGGCTCTGACAGCGCGACGCTTGTTGATCAATCCGCGAACGGCGCGGCGATTCTGCATGCGTATGTTCAGCACACCTTTGGCGGCGCGGGCAGCTTCCTGCTGGCGGCGCTGATCTTCCTGGCGTGCATGGTGACGGCGGTCGGCCTGACCTGCGCCTGCGCCGAGTTTTTCGCGCAGTACCTGCCGCTCTCTTACCGCGCGCTGGTGTTTATTCTGGGGCTCTTCTCCATGGTGGTGTCGAACCTTGGCTTAAGCCAGCTGATTCAGTTCTCTATTCCGGTGCTGACGGCCATCTATCCGCCGTGTATCGCACTCGTTGTACTGAGCTTTACCCGCGGCTGGTGGCATAATTCGGGCCGTGTTATCGCCCCGGCGATGGCGGTCAGTCTGCTGTTCGGTTTGATTGATGGGGTGAAAGCCTCGGCAATAAGCGGTATCCTTCCGGCCTGGACTCAGAAACTGCCGATGGCGGATCAGGGGCTGGCCTGGCTGCTGCCGACCGTCGCGATTGCGCTGGCGGCGGCGGTCTGGGATCGTACGGCCGGACGGAGCGTGACTTCCACCGCACACTGA
- the proY gene encoding proline-specific permease ProY, whose product MENENKLKRGLSTRHIRFMALGSAIGTGLFYGSADAIKMAGPSVLLAYIIGGVAAYIIMRALGEMSVHNPAASSFSRYAQDNLGPLAGYITGWTYCFEILIVAIADVTAFGIYMGVWFPTVPHWVWVLSVVLIICAINLMSVKVFGELEFWFSFFKVATIIIMIAAGIGIIIWGIGNGGQPTGIHNLWSNGGFFANGWIGTVMALQMVMFAYGGIEIIGITAGEAKDPATSIPRAINSVPLRILVFYVGTLFVIMSIYPWNEVGTNGSPFVLTFQHMGITVAAGILNFVVLTASLSAINSDVFGVGRMLHGMAEQGSAPKVFAKTSRRGIPWVTVVVMCFAMLLAVYLNYIMPENVFLVIASLATFATVWVWIMILLSQVAFRRRLSADEVNTLKFKVPGGVATTIVGLIFLAFIIALIGYHPDTRISLYVGFAWIALLLVGWVFKRRRDARLSA is encoded by the coding sequence ATGGAAAACGAGAACAAGCTCAAGCGCGGATTGAGTACAAGACACATCCGCTTTATGGCGCTGGGTTCAGCGATTGGCACCGGCCTGTTTTACGGCTCGGCGGACGCCATCAAAATGGCGGGCCCGAGCGTACTGCTGGCTTACATCATTGGCGGCGTGGCGGCGTATATCATCATGCGCGCGCTCGGCGAGATGTCAGTACATAACCCGGCGGCGAGCTCATTCTCTCGCTATGCGCAGGATAACCTCGGCCCGCTCGCAGGCTATATCACCGGCTGGACCTACTGCTTTGAAATCCTGATCGTCGCCATCGCCGACGTTACCGCGTTCGGCATCTATATGGGCGTCTGGTTCCCGACGGTGCCGCACTGGGTCTGGGTGCTGAGCGTGGTGCTTATCATCTGCGCCATTAACCTGATGAGCGTGAAAGTGTTCGGCGAGCTGGAGTTCTGGTTCTCGTTCTTTAAAGTCGCCACCATTATCATCATGATCGCGGCCGGTATCGGCATCATCATCTGGGGTATCGGCAACGGCGGCCAGCCGACCGGCATCCATAATCTCTGGAGTAACGGCGGCTTCTTCGCGAACGGCTGGATTGGCACCGTGATGGCGCTGCAAATGGTGATGTTCGCCTACGGCGGCATTGAGATTATCGGCATTACCGCTGGTGAAGCCAAAGATCCGGCCACATCGATTCCGCGCGCCATTAACTCCGTACCGCTGCGTATTCTGGTGTTCTACGTCGGCACGCTGTTCGTGATTATGTCCATCTATCCGTGGAATGAAGTCGGCACCAACGGCAGCCCGTTTGTACTGACGTTCCAGCATATGGGGATAACCGTTGCGGCGGGCATTCTGAATTTCGTGGTGCTGACGGCCTCGCTGTCGGCGATTAACAGCGATGTCTTCGGCGTGGGCCGTATGCTGCACGGCATGGCCGAGCAGGGCAGCGCGCCGAAAGTGTTCGCCAAAACCTCGCGCCGCGGCATTCCGTGGGTGACGGTAGTGGTAATGTGCTTCGCGATGCTGCTGGCGGTGTACCTCAACTACATCATGCCGGAAAACGTCTTCCTGGTGATTGCGTCGCTCGCGACGTTTGCGACCGTCTGGGTCTGGATAATGATCCTGCTCTCGCAGGTGGCGTTCCGCCGCCGTCTGAGCGCGGATGAAGTCAACACGCTGAAATTCAAAGTGCCGGGCGGCGTGGCGACCACTATCGTCGGCCTGATCTTCCTGGCGTTTATCATCGCGCTGATTGGCTATCACCCGGATACCCGCATTTCGCTCTACGTCGGTTTCGCGTGGATTGCGCTGCTGCTGGTGGGCTGGGTGTTTAAACGCCGTCGCGACGCCCGACTTTCCGCATAA
- the malZ gene encoding maltodextrin glucosidase, with protein MLNAWHLPVAPFIHRQGEKLLITLWLAGDALPEKVVLRYERDNEETPFEMKRLSAAPHPQVSAWQASIPLGDGQPRRRYGFKLLWGDRQQWFSPLGLSEFPPARLALFAIDAPDDGPQWVQDQVFYQIFPDRFARSTPRGAQQDNIYFHHAQGHDIILRDWHEPVSAEAGGSTFYGGDLDGICEKLPYLKKLGVTALYLNPIFSAPSVHKYDTADYRHVDPQFGGDEALLRLREKTREAGMRLILDGVFNHTGDTHPWFDRQNHGADGACHHPDSPTRNWYTFADDGHAFCWLGYDSLPKLDFAEPGVVEEIYAGEESVVKHWLKAPWSIDGWRLDVVHMLGENGGAKENLRHVEGITRAAKAVNPQAFVFGEHFGDARQWLQNDAEDAAMNYRGFTTPVWSFLAGVDQGLEPQRLDAADCARWMDEYRAALSHQQQLRMFNQLDSHDTARFKTVAKGDPARLRAAVVWLFCWPGVPCVFYGDEVGVEGGNDPFCRQPFPWDNAQQDGELLALYQRLARLRHRSRALRSGACQVAYAKGDVFVFTRVFQQERVLVALNRGAACEVTLPFSPLLDDKTWTREEGDGALEGQTLRLAAGAAVILHTR; from the coding sequence ATGTTGAATGCCTGGCATCTCCCCGTTGCGCCCTTTATTCACCGGCAGGGGGAGAAATTACTGATCACCCTCTGGCTTGCGGGCGACGCGCTGCCGGAAAAAGTTGTACTGCGTTACGAGCGCGATAACGAAGAAACGCCCTTTGAGATGAAGCGCCTGAGCGCCGCGCCGCATCCGCAGGTCAGCGCGTGGCAGGCGAGCATTCCGCTCGGCGACGGCCAGCCGCGCCGCCGCTACGGCTTTAAGCTCTTATGGGGCGATCGCCAGCAGTGGTTCAGCCCGCTGGGGCTGAGCGAGTTTCCGCCCGCCCGGCTGGCGCTCTTCGCCATCGACGCGCCGGATGACGGCCCGCAGTGGGTGCAGGATCAGGTTTTCTACCAGATCTTCCCGGACCGCTTCGCCCGCAGCACGCCGCGCGGGGCGCAGCAGGACAACATCTATTTTCACCACGCGCAGGGGCACGACATCATCCTGCGCGACTGGCACGAGCCGGTAAGCGCAGAGGCGGGCGGCTCGACGTTTTACGGCGGCGATCTCGACGGAATTTGTGAAAAACTGCCGTACCTGAAAAAGCTTGGCGTCACGGCGCTCTATCTCAACCCCATCTTTAGCGCGCCGAGCGTGCATAAATATGACACCGCCGATTATCGCCATGTCGATCCGCAGTTCGGCGGTGATGAAGCGCTGCTGCGCCTGCGCGAAAAAACGCGCGAGGCGGGTATGCGCCTGATTCTGGACGGCGTTTTTAACCACACCGGCGACACGCATCCGTGGTTCGATCGCCAGAACCACGGCGCGGACGGCGCCTGCCACCACCCGGACTCGCCGACGCGCAACTGGTACACCTTTGCCGATGATGGCCATGCTTTCTGCTGGCTCGGCTACGACAGCCTGCCGAAGCTCGATTTCGCCGAGCCTGGCGTGGTGGAGGAAATTTACGCGGGCGAAGAGAGCGTCGTGAAGCACTGGCTGAAAGCGCCCTGGAGCATCGACGGCTGGCGGCTTGATGTGGTGCATATGCTGGGTGAAAACGGCGGCGCGAAAGAGAACCTGCGCCACGTTGAGGGGATCACTCGCGCGGCCAAAGCGGTGAATCCGCAGGCGTTTGTCTTCGGCGAACATTTCGGCGACGCGCGCCAGTGGCTGCAAAACGACGCGGAAGATGCGGCCATGAACTACCGCGGTTTTACGACGCCGGTGTGGAGTTTTCTCGCGGGCGTGGATCAGGGGCTTGAGCCGCAGCGGCTTGACGCCGCCGACTGCGCCCGCTGGATGGATGAATACCGCGCCGCGCTCTCGCACCAGCAGCAGTTACGCATGTTCAACCAGCTCGACAGCCATGACACCGCGCGTTTTAAAACGGTCGCCAAAGGCGACCCGGCGCGCCTGCGGGCGGCGGTGGTGTGGCTTTTCTGCTGGCCCGGCGTGCCGTGCGTTTTCTATGGCGACGAAGTGGGCGTCGAGGGCGGCAACGATCCGTTCTGCCGTCAGCCGTTCCCGTGGGATAACGCGCAGCAGGACGGCGAACTGCTGGCGCTGTATCAGCGGCTCGCGCGCCTGCGTCATCGCAGCCGGGCGCTGCGTTCCGGCGCGTGCCAGGTGGCGTATGCGAAAGGCGACGTTTTTGTGTTTACGCGTGTCTTTCAGCAGGAGCGGGTGCTGGTGGCGCTGAACCGCGGCGCGGCCTGCGAAGTGACGCTGCCGTTCTCGCCGCTGCTTGACGATAAAACCTGGACGCGCGAAGAGGGCGACGGCGCGCTGGAAGGGCAGACGCTGCGGCTCGCCGCGGGCGCGGCGGTGATCCTGCATACACGATAA
- a CDS encoding DUF2339 domain-containing protein, with protein sequence MDEIFVFAALIALFCVVVVPVIAIMALKRSARNETELHRLRDRIETLEARLAAASAPPGVETVPVTTPAPEPAPVIVAPEPVAAAEPEPAPQTDAPPVWSQAVRNAAKAPAPAAATRHETPAPEPRHAAAGGLVSSLTRWFMQGNPLAKIGVILLFLGISFLLRYSVERDMLPLELRVAGAGVAALVLLAFGWRLRRKTPVYALILQGGAVGALYITIFGAFRLWQMLPMPLAFGLMLVVCAASVALAVLQRALSLAMLASLGGYLAPLLLSTGGGSHIALFSFYLLLSVGIAAVSVWQHWRELNLLGLLFTFGVAGLWGINGYQPDEWLSCQLFLIANVLLFGVVCVALSLRAQGRKKIVDGVMLFAPPLVGFGMQYAITRHWTYGPAFSALGFGLVYLLLARAALRRYPQEGRILALGGLALGGAFVTLAIPLALSARWTALAWALEGLGLLWFGIQQAQRRMSYSGSALLALAAASAVYAWIDGITLLNAAFISAVLALCWLAGGWLWREPQRQVSRAHLGAGIAFWLVALLQAACWAFTDISRSLALTLALLTLSALLWRAASRKAAWPDLAYAVWLLWPGMALMLIYQIVIDGSLVLAGWHSLVWCLALPCALWLLRRDASALPVRIQQGLHLSLFWMLLFAAGAETWWFTDSLPWGSGAWQTGIILAVSAAIVLLVNGAIRRGLWPCAQWPALYSGPGLLPVAPVLAFLLLAGNLMSGVTIDWPYLPLINPLELGAGFALLAALSGWRLLTRFWSPLLQQAQPWAPLAWYALLFWWGNGLVLRTLAWIGDIPWQSDALWDSRLVQTTFALLWMLLALLVMVSATRKGARQGWFCGAGLLGVVIVKLMLVDSAGGGGLARAVAFIGVAVLVLIVGYFSPLPPKAARPVNARQGEAE encoded by the coding sequence ATGGATGAGATTTTTGTATTTGCTGCTCTGATTGCGCTCTTCTGCGTGGTTGTGGTGCCGGTGATAGCCATCATGGCGCTAAAACGCAGCGCGCGTAACGAAACTGAACTTCATCGCCTGCGTGATCGCATAGAGACGCTGGAGGCGCGGCTCGCCGCGGCGTCGGCGCCGCCGGGTGTGGAAACCGTGCCGGTGACCACGCCTGCGCCGGAGCCTGCGCCCGTGATTGTCGCCCCGGAACCTGTGGCAGCGGCTGAGCCTGAACCGGCGCCGCAGACGGACGCGCCGCCGGTCTGGTCGCAGGCGGTGCGCAACGCGGCGAAAGCGCCTGCGCCCGCCGCCGCTACGCGCCATGAAACACCCGCGCCGGAACCGCGCCATGCCGCGGCGGGCGGACTGGTCTCCAGCCTGACGCGCTGGTTTATGCAGGGCAATCCGCTCGCCAAAATCGGCGTCATCCTGCTCTTTTTAGGCATTTCTTTTCTGCTGCGCTACAGCGTTGAGCGCGACATGCTGCCGCTTGAGCTGCGCGTGGCGGGCGCGGGCGTCGCCGCGCTGGTGCTGCTGGCGTTCGGCTGGCGGCTGCGCCGCAAAACGCCGGTCTATGCGCTCATCCTTCAGGGCGGCGCGGTGGGCGCGCTCTATATCACGATTTTCGGCGCGTTCCGGCTCTGGCAGATGTTGCCGATGCCGCTCGCCTTCGGCCTGATGCTGGTGGTGTGCGCCGCGAGCGTCGCGCTGGCGGTGCTGCAACGCGCGTTAAGCCTCGCGATGCTGGCGAGCCTCGGCGGCTATCTCGCGCCGCTGCTGCTCTCCACCGGCGGCGGCAGCCACATCGCGCTTTTCTCGTTCTATCTATTGTTGTCGGTGGGCATCGCCGCCGTCAGCGTCTGGCAGCACTGGCGCGAGCTTAATCTGCTTGGCCTGCTGTTTACCTTTGGCGTGGCGGGCCTGTGGGGCATTAACGGTTATCAGCCGGACGAGTGGCTGAGCTGTCAGCTCTTTCTCATCGCCAACGTTCTGCTCTTCGGCGTGGTCTGCGTGGCGCTGTCGCTGCGCGCGCAGGGACGCAAGAAAATCGTCGATGGCGTGATGCTGTTCGCGCCGCCGCTGGTCGGCTTTGGGATGCAGTATGCGATTACCCGCCACTGGACGTATGGCCCGGCGTTTTCGGCGCTCGGCTTCGGGCTGGTCTATTTACTGCTTGCGCGCGCCGCGCTGCGCCGCTATCCGCAGGAAGGGCGGATACTGGCGCTGGGCGGGCTGGCGCTTGGCGGCGCGTTTGTCACGCTCGCTATCCCGCTGGCGCTGTCGGCCCGCTGGACGGCACTCGCCTGGGCGCTGGAAGGGCTGGGGCTGCTGTGGTTTGGCATCCAGCAGGCCCAGCGGCGGATGAGCTACAGCGGCAGCGCGTTGCTTGCGCTTGCGGCGGCCAGCGCCGTTTACGCCTGGATTGACGGCATTACGCTACTGAACGCAGCGTTTATCAGCGCGGTGCTGGCACTCTGCTGGCTGGCGGGCGGCTGGCTGTGGCGCGAGCCGCAGCGGCAGGTGAGCCGGGCGCATCTTGGCGCGGGCATCGCCTTCTGGCTGGTGGCGCTGTTGCAGGCCGCCTGCTGGGCGTTTACGGATATCTCCCGAAGCCTGGCCCTGACGCTTGCGCTGCTGACGCTCTCCGCCTTGCTGTGGCGCGCGGCATCGCGCAAAGCGGCGTGGCCGGATCTCGCTTACGCCGTCTGGCTGCTGTGGCCGGGCATGGCGCTGATGCTGATTTATCAGATCGTTATCGACGGCTCGCTGGTGCTGGCGGGCTGGCACAGTCTGGTCTGGTGCCTGGCGCTGCCGTGCGCGCTCTGGCTGCTGCGCCGTGACGCCAGCGCGTTGCCGGTTCGCATCCAGCAGGGGCTGCATCTGTCGCTGTTCTGGATGCTGCTGTTTGCCGCAGGCGCGGAGACCTGGTGGTTTACCGACAGCCTGCCGTGGGGCAGCGGGGCGTGGCAGACCGGCATTATCCTCGCCGTCAGCGCCGCTATCGTATTGCTGGTGAACGGCGCGATCCGCCGCGGTCTGTGGCCGTGCGCGCAGTGGCCTGCGCTTTACAGCGGGCCAGGGCTGCTGCCGGTCGCGCCGGTGCTGGCATTTTTACTGCTTGCGGGCAACCTGATGAGCGGCGTAACAATCGACTGGCCGTACCTGCCGTTGATTAACCCGCTGGAGCTTGGCGCAGGTTTCGCGCTGCTGGCGGCGCTGAGCGGGTGGCGGCTGCTTACGCGCTTCTGGTCGCCGCTGTTACAGCAGGCGCAACCGTGGGCGCCGCTCGCCTGGTATGCGCTGCTGTTCTGGTGGGGCAACGGGCTGGTGCTGCGCACGCTCGCGTGGATCGGGGATATTCCGTGGCAGTCCGACGCGCTGTGGGATTCTCGTCTGGTCCAGACCACGTTCGCGCTGCTGTGGATGCTGCTGGCCCTGCTGGTGATGGTCAGCGCCACGCGCAAGGGCGCGCGGCAGGGATGGTTTTGCGGCGCGGGCCTGCTCGGCGTGGTGATTGTGAAGCTGATGCTGGTGGACAGCGCAGGCGGCGGCGGTCTGGCGCGCGCCGTGGCGTTTATCGGCGTCGCGGTGCTGGTGCTGATTGTCGGTTATTTCTCACCGCTGCCGCCGAAAGCGGCGCGGCCGGTCAATGCCCGTCAGGGAGAGGCAGAATGA